In Oryza sativa Japonica Group chromosome 8, ASM3414082v1, the sequence GTTGGACTTACCTACCATGGATCATCACAATTTTGGTTCTAGTACCTACCGTGTCCAAAAATTCTACTCCGTATATACTCCCAAGCTTTACGCTCAGTAAAGTAAATTTTGTACGCTTCCGAGTTCCGAGCTCAGCTCATGTCGTGGGAGGCCCCCCGTGTACAATCTTACGGGTACAAATTTGGGAAACACAGGTCGACCCGGGTTCAAAGCTTCGTCTTGTCCAAGTCCACAACCCAACCAACGCCACAGCTCACAATCCCCCCATTCCCACGCGCTCCACTACGCTACGCCCAACCCCACCCACCTAGGGTTGCAATGGCGGCGCCACcccgcgcccgcggccgccgccccctcgccgccAGGGCCACCGCCATCCTCCACGCGGCGCTCCGGCGGGTGTCCTGCAGGGTCGCCGccacggctgcggcggcggcgcctcctccgcAGGGCCGCCGCCTCACGGCGCTCCACGCCCTCCTCGGCGCGCTCTGGGTGGCCAGCGCCCTCTACAtcgccaacgccgccgcgcgctgcgcACGCCTGGGTGGCGCCTCCCTGCTGAGCGACGACCGGTGCCGCGTCTCCCTGGAGTACGCGCCCGCCATCGTCCTCGCCTCCCTGCTCGCGCGGAGCGTCCTACGCCGCCGCGAGGCCAAGGAGGAGGTAGGTGACTGGCTGTCACACGATTCGATTTATCgcgagtatttttttttctgctcgtTTGTGGTGACCTGGAGAGCTGTGAATCTTTCCATGgcagcttggcggcggcggagacggtggcggcgatgcCCTCTCCAAGAAGCTCTCGTCATCCGTGGAGGCGCCGCACCGCCCGCAGCTTGACGAGGAGACTGAGTTGCAGATGCTCTTAGTGTTCGTCTTTACACCCTCTCTCGGGCTCACCCTGTTCGGCTCGGTTCTGACGCTGTTGCCGCCTCCCGATCCTGCCTTGGTGCCGCTCGGTTCCATCATGGCCAATGTTGGGTTGCTGGGCGTCTCCATTACGCTGTGCATACTTGGCATCCCGTACTCGATGCTTAGGCTGAGGAAGGCGCTCAGCGTGAAGGCCGGAGGCATCGGGATGGTGTAATGGACGAATGCCACAAGGTAATTGACTCACGCTACATTATATGATGTTGAATTGGTGATGAATTCCTCGCAGTGGTTAAATTTTTTGGTGATGAATGGTGAGTTCGCTTTGTCTGCTCTATTGTATTATTGTTTGCTGTACCAAAATCAAACGTTAGATTCTCGATTGACATGTAAGGATTGAGATTGTGAAATTTTTGGGCGTTGATAGCTGTGGCATCTGTTTGTTTCGGTACTTACTCATGTCTAAAGCTATTTGAGACAGTAATTGTGTCCCTGAATCGTCGCCACAttattttcactttttttttctgtgtacCGTTTGCTTGTTGTTACCGAAACCTTTGCACTTTACCCGCAATATATAGGGTTACTTGGTCGATGTTACATGCAAGCAGCTCTATGTAGAACATTGTATGCGACGTCATTGCTTGGTCTACCGTAAATGGTGATGTGATTGAGTTACTAATATTAGCTTTTCAAGGATATAAGTCGCTTTCATGCTGTGTATTGCTTTGTGTATCCCTCTTCTATTCGTAAAATATCTATATAGCactttatttccttttctttttctcaaagGAAGCTGAAAAGTGAATTACCTACCACTCACCAGTAGAGGGAAGGCAACATCGCAGATATACGCTCAGTGAAGAATCAAGAATTATAACATGACAAATTCATTGCATATATAGTGCATCGAATTTTTGGTCACTGATGTTACCAATTCTTTGGCGCATTGAGTTGTCTTGAGTGCAACATGGGCCAAAGAATTGGTAAATGGCAGCAATGAAACTTTATATAGAGCTTGTTTTGTAGTTCCTACTTCCTAGTTCATGCCCTGAAATTTAAACGAAACAATTGCCGGATAATTGGATTTGCATCATCAAACTTCAACTTGATTACTTGACTTGTTATCCTTATAACGGATTGATAGCATTTACACTCCTAAACATCCGCAAACTCCTTATGTGGGAAATGCTTATGCTGCTTTTATCCTGTTGCAATTTCAGTCCTGGAATTCACGGTGTTTTGTACTTGCTTTGGTTGTCTTCTGTGGGAAATTTGATTTGTGAACACAAGCTATCTGAGTAACAAGATGTGATGTTACTGTTTTGATACTACTTATTGCCGTTTTCCTTGTGAAGTGTTTGTGAAACATGATATTACAACTGTTCTTACAGGTACTTGAGGTTTTGTGGCCCCTCTCATACTTCAGCTTTGAACTTTTGGAACATTACCTTAGAGTGTTGTATTTTCTGCTGATGTCTAGCATTTATGTTGCGGCAACGTGTTTTTTCTGCTGTAAGCTTGTAAAGGTTTGATTGTGCATGCTAAATTGCTAATTAGCCAGTGCAATGGTGTTTTACGGGTTCAAAGATGTgctcactagtacagatccttctatctgtgacgggttTTAATATGGTTAGAAATAgtgggccgtcacaaggaagtcatctcaatcgggccaaaaagtgtccgattgagatatggtcgcacagacatgttagatgggcataaaacttaagcccgtcacggatgacacctatcagtgacgggccgtagtttaggcccgattgagataacattccatatctcaaacgggcctaaagttgcggcccatcacaggtgaccatcatctgtgacgggcactaactttaggcccgattgagataacattccatatctcaaacgagCCTCAAGTTGTGgcacgtcacagatgaccatcatccgtgacgggccacaacttgaggcccgtttgagataacaactaggcccatcacagatgactcatcagtgacgggctatatacttaatctctatcgggcattaactaaagcccatcaccgatgactatttttccattttttatatgaaatgtttatatttgtaagttgaccatagcaaaataattaagtgcagtataataattcattttatgagtcaaaataattttacgggtagtaaacaatttcaaatggaaaaaatgtcaacaaagttgtataacttatcaagatttacaacttttagtttggtcatttttctatataacattttttttgaacagtttgaatttgaatttgaaaatgtgaaaacttcaaacaacattttcaaatactaaatgatttcaattgaaaaagtc encodes:
- the LOC107277810 gene encoding uncharacterized protein, translated to MAAPPRARGRRPLAARATAILHAALRRVSCRVAATAAAAAPPPQGRRLTALHALLGALWVASALYIANAAARCARLGGASLLSDDRCRVSLEYAPAIVLASLLARSVLRRREAKEELGGGGDGGGDALSKKLSSSVEAPHRPQLDEETELQMLLVFVFTPSLGLTLFGSVLTLLPPPDPALVPLGSIMANVGLLGVSITLCILGIPYSMLRLRKALSVKAGGIGMV